In Capsicum annuum cultivar UCD-10X-F1 chromosome 7, UCD10Xv1.1, whole genome shotgun sequence, one genomic interval encodes:
- the LOC124885821 gene encoding uncharacterized protein LOC124885821, with the protein MKLEEASIIVSPDWMKLFKIMCDASGVALGVFLGQKKEKLFHPIYYASKALNGAQKNYTVTEQELLVIVYAFEKFRAYLLGTKVAMHTDHFALRKPEAERVGGDRWTNRWNIAALTDRNMEIKLPPTRGMGRGQRARQYPSQGSDASFEEEGENSSSSSSSSSPIKEGVEISNPIQEEVPE; encoded by the exons ATGAAACTAGAGGAGGCTTCCATTATTGTTTCTCCGGATTGGATGAAGCTGTTCaagattatgtgtgatgccagTGGAGTGGCACTTGGAGTTTTTCTTggccaaaagaaagagaagttgttccatccaatatattatgcaaGCAAGGCCCTAAATGGGGCTCAAAAGAATTATACTGTGACTGAGCAGGAACTTCTAGTAATTGTGTATGCCTTTGAGAAGTTTCGGGCATATTTGTTAGGTACCAAGGTGGCGATGCACACTGACCACTTCGCCTTGAG GAAACCAGAAGCTGAAAGAGTTGGAGGTGACCGATGGACCAATCGATGGAACATTGCTGCCTTGACAGACC GTAATATGGAAATCAAACTTCCACCAACCAGAGGCATGGGTAGAGGCCAAAGAGCCAGACAATATCCATCACAGGGTTCGGATGCATCG TTTGAAGAGGAGGGTGAAAATAGTAGCAGTAGTAGCTCTAGCTCGAGCCCAATTAAGGAAGGGGTTGAAATATCTAACCCCATCCAAGAGGAGGTTCCAGAATAG